CCTTCACGTCCTTGATGTAGTAAATGCCCACGATGGCCTCGTCACTCACGAACTCCTGCGGCTTTTCCACAAGGCGGTCAATAAGGCCTTCCTTGCCCACCACGGCAACGCCAAAGCGCTTCGGGTCCTCGACCTTATAGGTGTAGAGGATGTTTTCCTGCGCATCGTTCAGGATATTCAGGTCCGCCTCGAAAAGCGTATCGCCCAAGATAATCAGGAGAGGCTCGTCGTCGTTCACGTACGGGAGAGCAAGGCTTACCGCCTCGCCCAGCCCCTGCGGGTTGGACTGCACCACGGTACGCACGGCGCCCCATTCGGGCTTCGACTTGAGGTACTCGTCCATCTTTTCGGCCTTGTAGCCGGTAATGAAAATCGTCTCAGAAGGCTTGAGGCACGAAGCGTCCTCGACAATCCAGTCGATAATTGTCTTGCCGGCAAGAGGCAGCAGGCACTTAGGACGATCCTCGGTGTACGGACGGAGTCTCAGACCATTTCCGGCGACAGGCAATACAATTTTCATTCAGAGTTTCCTTCTATTCCTATTTATGCCCGAAGGCAAAAAATATGTACAAAGGTAAAAGATAATAAAAAAATACTAATTTGTCAATCAGCATTTTTGCTAAAAAAAGCAAAAAAACGGCACAATCAAAAAAAACACCCCATATTTGTACCATCGGGGTGTAGCCCGGTCTACGCCCCTTCGACGTACAACTTCTTCATCTCGTCGGTCAGGGCCATAGGGCGGCCGCGGTTCAGGTCCACGAGCACCCACTGCGTCTCGGATTCGAAAATCACCTTGCCGTCGGACACACGCTCGAACCTGCACTTGCGCAAGCTCGCCACGCGGCCATACGCCGCCACCCAAGTAGTCCCGCGGATTTCATCGCCCAGAAAAGCCTGGTTCTTGTACTCCACGTGCTGCACATGGATCATCCAGCCGGCGCCAAGGTTCTTCATGAGGGCCGTGCCGCCGACGGAATCGGAATGGGCAATCGCAATATCCTGAATCCACTTGACCGACCACACGTTGTTAAAATGGTGATTGTCGTCAATCATCTCGGGTGTCACCTTGAACACCTGCGTGAACTGCATCGGGTTCACCGTATCTTCCATTGCAATAGCCATAAAAACCTCCGTTTGGGGGAAAGATAAAAAACATGACCTTCAGCGAACAAAGAAACTTTAACAACTTGCGACTAATAACCAAGAACCAATGACTAATGACTAAAAACTATTGACCAAAAACCTTTCTTTATGTTATATTTACAACGAAAAGTGCCACAGCCCGTTTTTTCACGGGTTGTCTAAAGGAGTATTTATGGATTGGAACGATTTCACGAGCCTTTCTGCAGAAGACATGCAGGCTATCTGGGACTTCAAGACGAAGGACCCGTTCTCTATCTTGGGTATCCACCCGCTCGAGACGGACAAGGGTATCAAGACGGTCATCCGCACGTACCAACCGCAGGCCGCCTACATCCGCGGTGAATCCTGCGACGGCGAAGTGGAATTCGACTTCATGAAGCTCGGCGACACCGGGTTCTTCGAGGCCATCCTCGACATGGACTACGAGCCGTTCTTCTACAACCTGATTATCAAGCAGGGCGACGGCATCGAGTACACGCTCACCGACCCGTACGCCTTCCAGCCCGTACTTACCGAATTCGACCGCCACCTGATTTCGACCGGCACGCACTACGAACTCTACCGCAAGCTGGGCGCGAACCTCGTGGAGCACCAGGGATTCAAGGGCGTGCAGTTCGCCGTGTGGGCCCCGAACGCACGCGCTGTCGCCGTCGTCGGCAACTTCAACAGCTGGGATGGCCGCCGCCACCAGATGCGCATGCTCGGCAGTTCCGGCATTTGGGAAATATTCATCCCGAACCTCGGCGAAAACGAACTGTACCGCTTCGAAATCCACGGCGCGGACGGAAACCTTCACGTAAAGATTGACCCGCTCGCAAAACTTGCGGAAGTCCGCCCGGCAACAGCCTCCATCACGACCCACCTCGACGGCTACGAATGGGGCGACGAACTCTACATGAAAACTCACTGGGCCACCAAGGTTTTCGGAAGCCCCATGAACATCTACGAGGTGCACGCCGGTTCCTGGAGGCGCGACCCCGCGAACCCCGACCGCTTCCTCAACTGGGACGAACTTTCCGAACGCCTCATCCCCTACCTGAAGGAGATGGGCTACACGCACGTGGAATTCCTGCCGCTCGCGGAACACCCGCTCGATGAATCTTGGGGCTACCAGGTGACCGGGTACTACTCCCCCACGAGCCGCTACGGTACGCCCGACCAGTTCCGCCACTTTGTGGACCTTTGCCACCAGAACGAAATCGGCGTGATTCTCGACTGGGTGCCGGCGCACTTCCCGAAGGATGCACACGCGCTCGGCCGCTTCGACGGCACCGCCTGCTACGAGCACGCCGATCCGCGCCAGGGCGAACATCCGCACTGGGGCACCTACATCTTCAACCTGGGCCGCAACGAAGTCAAGAACTTCCTTATCGCAAATGCGATGTACTGGCTCAAGGAATTCCACTGCGACGGCCTGCGCGTAGACGCCGTAGCATCGATGCTCTACCTCGACTACGGCAAGGGCCCGGGCGAATGGGTGCCGAACAAGGACGGCGGCAACATCAACTACGATACCATCGAGTTCCTGAAGCACCTGAACAGCATCATGGGCCGCTTGACCCCGCACGCCATCCTGATTGCCGAAGAATCCACGAGCTTCCCGAGTATCACGCGCCCGCCGGAGCAGGGCGGCCTCGGATTCCACTACAAGTGGAACATGGGCTGGATGAATGACTTCCTGAGTTACATCGAGCACGAACCTATCCACCGCAAGTACCACCACAACCAGCTGACCTTCAGCATGATGTACGCCTACAGCGAGAACTTCATCCAGGTGTTCAGCCACGACGAGGTGGTGCACGGCAAGGGCTCCATGCTCCGCAAGATGCCGGGCGACAACTGGCAGCAGTTCGCGAACCTCCGCCTCACCTATGCCTTCCAGTACGCGCACCCGGGCAAAAAACTCAACTTCATGGGCAACGAGTTCGGGCAGTGGCGCGAATGGAACGAGAAGCAGTCGCTTGACTGGCACCTCGTAAGCTGGGACAGCCACGGAAAGCTGCTGCAGATGATGAAGACGCTCAACCACCTGTACAAGGAAAACGCCCCCTTCTGGGAAATCGACCACTACCACACCGGTTTCGAGTGGATCTGGTGCGACGATGCCGACAATTCCATCGTGAGTTTCGTGCGCAAGGACGACCACGGGAACCAGATTCTGTGCGTGTTCAACTTCACGCCGGTCGTGCGCCGCGACTACCGTCTGGGTGCCCCCTCGCGCGGTGCATGGAAGGAAATCTTCAACACAGACGCGAGCATGTTCGGCGGCAGTAACGTCGGAAACTTCGGTGAAGTCTGGACGGACGATATCCCGTGGCAGAACCGCCAGTGGAGCCTGAACATTCAGCTCCCGCCGCTCGGCGCGCTGTACTTCAGGCTGGAGCGCTAACTACCACCAGCATTCTAAATTCATATACCGTAGTTGCCTCTTTCTCGGTTTCTCGCTCTTTACCTGTCCCGGATTCATCGAGACAAGACGCCACGTTAATCCAAGGGAAACGTAGGGCGAGTAACCGTCAGCTTGAGCAATATCGGATACATCCATATTGTTAAGCCCGAATTTGAGCCGCAAGCCAAAGCGGCTATGTATGCGTGAACCTTCAACGGGCTTGCCTATGTAATTGGGGAACAGCAGGTCGAAGTACATTCCCACTCCGTAGCGGAAGTACGGTTCGTGCGAATAATCGTCAGCGTCTCCATAGTTATACTCAAACGTGGACACCCCGATAGATGCGAATGCAGCAGACTCCACGTACCCAGTTTTCAGCCACAAGAATCCGAACTGTACATTTGCAGAAAAATCGTTAGCCGAGCAGGAATCGCATTCGGTATCAAGCACGACAATTGACGAATTCATGCCAAATATCCACCGATTCATGAGAACGTTCGTCTCGAAATTCATATACAGTGAAGGGCTTACCCCAGAAAAATCTCCCCACAGGAAGGGACGTCCGAAATTTGTTGCAAAATCGAAAGCGAATTTATCTTCGGAAACGTACAAGCGTTCTGGAGGCTTATTTGCGGCAATTCGCTTAACCGTCTCGCAGACGCGCTCACGATTTTTTCCCGACAGGCCCTTCACCGATGCACAATACGAACCGTCTTCCACGAAATACTTTAACAAGGCGTTCAGGCGCGGGTCCAGCCCTTCCCCGTACTGAATGTTGTTGTAGCCGTCACGATAATACATTACGGAATCTTCATTTAGAATAAATTCATAATCCCGGTTCAAGACCTTAAGCAGAACGCGGGATCGGAGCGATAGGTCCGCCGAATCGGCCAAGGCGAGCGCGGCAGAATATTCACCCGCATTCACTAAGTCAAGCAGGCGTTTGCGCACGTCTATCGCATAATGCGGTTTAATATCGTACTTCACGCGGAATGGAAAGTACCGGACATTTTCAAGAGACGAATCCAGCGACGGCACCGGATCGGAGAATCCGTCCAAAAAGAAGATGTATTTATTCTGCGAATTAGTTTGTAGCGAATGCTCCGGGAAAGGAATAAGCGCGAGCCGCTGGACAAGCGACCAGCCCGTAGAATCCCCGGAAATATCCGTCCCTACATACGCAAAAGTGAATATGGACTTTTTCGCTTCCCCGCTCGGAGCGACCCACGCACCGGTAGCCCTGTCATAAACCTTCTCGACAAGCAAGGTGTAATTCACCAGGTAAAAGCCTGTATCCCATCCCGTCAGGTTACGCAGTTCAAACGTTTTGCGGAATATTTCGGGAGCGCGGGAAAGGTCCTTTTCCTGTCGGTTCCTTTTCGTTTCTGCCCATCCGTGAAAGAAATTGAACAGGCGGGCGCTATCGCCTTCAAGCGTATATTTTCCGAGTTCTTCTTCAGGAACGATACGCATTCCCGTAATCGTCCCGTAAAATGCGGCAGGAGCTGTTTCAAGTTTCTTGACAACAGATTCCTGCTTGACAATGTCCCGGATAATCACGAAGTCGGCATTGGCAAAGGCAAGCGAAACTACAGCAAGCAAGAATAAGAAAAGGCGCTTCAGAATCATTTCGCACCCTCCCTATCGCTATAATCGAATTCAAAGTTTTTTTGCTTGTATTCAAACAGAGCCAATTCCAGCGAGGCGTACAGAGTGTAGCCCGAAGCATCGACGACATCGTCTGCCCACATGTTCTTGATACCACCCCTGATTCTCAGTCCCACGCGGACCTTCTTGTAATCCATAAAGAAAACATCCACCATCGCACCAGCGCCAAAAGCCGGGAAAACCTGCGAGGAAAGGCTATTGTCATTATTGTCCGAATCGACATACTTCAAAGAACTGTAGCCCACTCCGCCCGAAACAAACGCCCTCAAGTTTACGTATTTCAAATCGAGGAAAGTATAGCCCAGATTGAAGTCCGCCGCAAGTGTTTGAAGTTCCAGGCTATCCTGTTCCCTGCATTCTCCCGTCTGAATGCCCAAATAAAAACCATAGGCAAGGC
The Fibrobacter sp. UWR3 genome window above contains:
- a CDS encoding sugar phosphate nucleotidyltransferase encodes the protein MKIVLPVAGNGLRLRPYTEDRPKCLLPLAGKTIIDWIVEDASCLKPSETIFITGYKAEKMDEYLKSKPEWGAVRTVVQSNPQGLGEAVSLALPYVNDDEPLLIILGDTLFEADLNILNDAQENILYTYKVEDPKRFGVAVVGKEGLIDRLVEKPQEFVSDEAIVGIYYIKDVKALKAALKYLMDNDIRTKGEFQLTDVLEMMIEQGCKFKTAPVSRWLDCGLVETLLDTNAHILKRNDNSKDVNVPGVEIIPPCYIGKNAKIHGCKIGPFVAIGDDCELSGVEIRDAIVWNGVKISSGIVKNAVVHK
- a CDS encoding thioesterase family protein, which translates into the protein MAIAMEDTVNPMQFTQVFKVTPEMIDDNHHFNNVWSVKWIQDIAIAHSDSVGGTALMKNLGAGWMIHVQHVEYKNQAFLGDEIRGTTWVAAYGRVASLRKCRFERVSDGKVIFESETQWVLVDLNRGRPMALTDEMKKLYVEGA
- the glgB gene encoding 1,4-alpha-glucan branching protein GlgB, giving the protein MDWNDFTSLSAEDMQAIWDFKTKDPFSILGIHPLETDKGIKTVIRTYQPQAAYIRGESCDGEVEFDFMKLGDTGFFEAILDMDYEPFFYNLIIKQGDGIEYTLTDPYAFQPVLTEFDRHLISTGTHYELYRKLGANLVEHQGFKGVQFAVWAPNARAVAVVGNFNSWDGRRHQMRMLGSSGIWEIFIPNLGENELYRFEIHGADGNLHVKIDPLAKLAEVRPATASITTHLDGYEWGDELYMKTHWATKVFGSPMNIYEVHAGSWRRDPANPDRFLNWDELSERLIPYLKEMGYTHVEFLPLAEHPLDESWGYQVTGYYSPTSRYGTPDQFRHFVDLCHQNEIGVILDWVPAHFPKDAHALGRFDGTACYEHADPRQGEHPHWGTYIFNLGRNEVKNFLIANAMYWLKEFHCDGLRVDAVASMLYLDYGKGPGEWVPNKDGGNINYDTIEFLKHLNSIMGRLTPHAILIAEESTSFPSITRPPEQGGLGFHYKWNMGWMNDFLSYIEHEPIHRKYHHNQLTFSMMYAYSENFIQVFSHDEVVHGKGSMLRKMPGDNWQQFANLRLTYAFQYAHPGKKLNFMGNEFGQWREWNEKQSLDWHLVSWDSHGKLLQMMKTLNHLYKENAPFWEIDHYHTGFEWIWCDDADNSIVSFVRKDDHGNQILCVFNFTPVVRRDYRLGAPSRGAWKEIFNTDASMFGGSNVGNFGEVWTDDIPWQNRQWSLNIQLPPLGALYFRLER